The following are from one region of the Sorghum bicolor cultivar BTx623 chromosome 2, Sorghum_bicolor_NCBIv3, whole genome shotgun sequence genome:
- the LOC8081032 gene encoding 1-aminocyclopropane-1-carboxylate oxidase 1, translating into MAPALSFPIIDMGLLAGEERPAAMELLRDACENWGFFEILNHGISTELMDEVEKLTKDHYKRVREQRFLDFASKTLADAKAAENLDWESTFFVRHLPESNLAEIPDLDDGYRRVMRRFAGELEALAERLLDLLCENLGLEGGYLARAFRGRSTGAPTFGTKVSSYPPCPRPDLVSGLRAHTDAGGIILLFQDDRVGGLQLLKGGEWVDVPPLRHAIVVNLGDQLEVVTNGAYKSVMHRVVAQPDGNRMSIASFYNPGSDAVIFPAPALVNKAQDQEAAAGNGDGVGVYPRFVFEDYMKLYVRHKFEAKEPRFEAFRSMETDSSNCIAIA; encoded by the exons ATGGCGCCTGCATTGTCATTCCCGATCATCGACATGGGGCTGCTCGCcggggaggagaggccggcggcGATGGAGCTGCTGCGCGATGCGTGCGAGAACTGGGGCTTCTTCGAG ATTCTGAACCACGGCATCTCGACGGAGctgatggacgaggtggagaagcTGACCAAGGACCACTACAAGCGGGTGCGCGAGCAGAGGTTCCTCGACTTCGCCAGCAAGACGCTCGCGGACGCCAAGGCGGCGGAGAACCTGGACTGGGAGAGCACCTTCTTCGTCCGCCACCTCCCGGAATCCAACCTCGCCGAGATACCGGACCTCGACGACGGCTACCGGCGCGTGATGAGGCGGTTCGCCGGCGAGCTGGAGGCGCTGGCGGAGCGGCTGCTGGACCTCCTCTGCGAGAACCTCGGCCTCGAGGGGGGCTACCTCGCGCGGGCGTTCCGCGGGCGCAGCACGGGCGCCCCGACGTTCGGCACCAAGGTGAGCAGCTACCCGCCGTGCCCGCGCCCGGACCTCGTGAGCGGCCTGCGCGCGCACACCGACGCCGGCGGCATCATCCTGCTGTTCCAGGACGACCGCGTCGGCGGGCTCCAGCTGCTCAAGGGCGGCGAGTGGGTGGACGTGCCGCCGCTGCGCCACGCCATCGTCGTCAACCTGGGAGACCAGCTGGAGGTGGTCACCAACGGCGCGTACAAGAGCGTGATGCACCGGGTGGTGGCGCAGCCCGACGGCAACAGGATGTCCATCGCCTCCTTCTACAACCCGGGCAGCGACGCCGTCATCTTTCCCGCGCCGGCGCTGGTGAACAAGGCCCAGGACCAGGAGGCCGCCGCGGGGAATGGGGATGGGGTCGGGGTGTACCCCAGGTTCGTGTTCGAGGACTACATGAAGCTGTACGTGCGGCACAAGTTCGAGGCCAAGGAGCCACGGTTCGAGGCCTTCAGGTCCATGGAGACGGACAGCTCCAACTGCATAGCCATCGCGTAA
- the LOC8062766 gene encoding protein HVA22, whose translation MGKTWALITHLHALAGPSLTLIYPLYASICAMESTTKVDDEQWLAYWIIYSFITLFEMAAENVLYWIPLWYEAKLLLVAWLVLPQFRGASFIYDKFVREQLRKNGVRLHDHHGHGHGHAADHVPDVFQNEHHGVH comes from the exons ATGGGTAAAACATGGGCGCTCATCACCCACCTCCACGCTCTTGCAGG GCCGAGTCTCACTCTGATATACCCTCT GTACGCGTCGATCTGCGCGATGGAGAGCACGACCAAGGTGGACGACGAGCAGTGGCTGGCCTACTGGATAATCTACTCCTTCATCACCCTCTTCGAAATGGCCGCCGAGAACGTCCTCTACTG GATACCGCTGTGGTATGAGGCGAAACTGCTCTTGGTGGCGTGGCTGGTCCTGCCGCAGTTCAGGGGCGCCTCCTTCATCTACGACAAGTTCGTCAGGGAGCAGCTGAGGAAGAACGGGGTGAGGCTGCACGATCACCatggccacggccacggccacgccGCCGATCACGTGCCCGACGTCTTCCag AATGAGCATCATGGCGTGCACTGA